A window of Hippea jasoniae contains these coding sequences:
- a CDS encoding aldehyde ferredoxin oxidoreductase family protein, which yields MANDILKVRALRINLSSGEISDFEVDGELVKKYLGGRGLATKILMDEIDPTIDPLSEENKLIFANGLLTGTAVPTGGRYMVVTKGPLTGTIASSNSGGFFGAELRKAGWSLLIVEGKAKNPVYIAINDDKVEIKDAGHLWGKTTDITTDMLLEEFGDKRARVACIGPAGENLVKFAAIMNDKSRAAGRTGVGAVMGSKNLKAIVVRGSQRINVMDQATFMDAVKAKVDIIRKNPITGEGLPKLGTKVLDSIINQNGLYPTRNFQSGTFEYTEEVNGEALVEKGYLINNTACYACPIGCGREVVLPNGRKGEGPEYESGWAFGADCGVKDLIAITDANFMCNELGLDTISAGTTLAAAMELYEKGYLPKEDLGGGPELVFGSSESLLYYLKKIAYREGIGDKLAEGSYRFCSSYGHPEFSMTVKKQELPAYDPRGVQGHALEYATSNRGGCHVRGYMISPEILGVPEKLDPQSLESKANWVKEFQDLTAVIDSAGLCLFSSFALGADDYTELINAGTGFNLTTDEVLKIGERIWNLERLFNFKAGIGPDEDRLPERFEKEPLPDGAQKGSVSHYKDILKEYYKLRGWSEDGYIPEDKLKELEIA from the coding sequence ATGGCAAACGATATTTTAAAAGTGAGAGCCTTGAGGATTAATCTGTCAAGCGGAGAGATCTCTGATTTTGAGGTGGATGGCGAGCTTGTTAAGAAATATTTGGGTGGACGAGGTCTTGCAACAAAGATTCTAATGGATGAGATTGACCCTACTATTGACCCTTTGAGTGAGGAAAACAAGCTGATTTTTGCAAATGGCCTTTTGACAGGCACAGCTGTTCCAACAGGCGGCAGGTATATGGTTGTAACAAAGGGACCTTTAACAGGAACAATCGCCTCCAGTAATTCCGGTGGTTTTTTTGGTGCTGAGCTAAGAAAGGCAGGCTGGAGTTTGCTAATTGTAGAGGGAAAAGCAAAAAACCCTGTTTATATAGCAATAAACGACGATAAAGTAGAGATTAAAGATGCAGGGCATTTGTGGGGTAAAACGACAGACATTACAACCGATATGTTGCTTGAGGAGTTTGGTGATAAACGGGCAAGGGTGGCCTGCATAGGTCCAGCAGGTGAAAACCTTGTAAAGTTTGCAGCAATAATGAACGATAAATCAAGGGCGGCAGGCAGAACCGGTGTGGGAGCTGTTATGGGCAGCAAGAACCTAAAAGCCATCGTTGTAAGGGGCTCCCAGAGGATCAATGTTATGGATCAGGCAACATTTATGGATGCTGTAAAAGCCAAGGTTGATATAATAAGAAAAAATCCTATAACAGGTGAGGGCCTGCCAAAACTTGGAACAAAGGTGCTTGATAGTATCATAAACCAGAACGGGTTGTATCCAACAAGGAACTTTCAATCCGGCACATTTGAATATACAGAAGAGGTAAACGGGGAGGCATTGGTTGAAAAGGGTTATCTGATCAATAACACAGCCTGTTATGCATGTCCCATAGGATGCGGTAGAGAGGTTGTCTTGCCAAACGGCAGAAAGGGTGAAGGCCCTGAGTATGAATCTGGATGGGCTTTTGGTGCTGACTGCGGCGTAAAAGATTTGATAGCGATAACCGATGCTAATTTTATGTGTAACGAGCTTGGGCTTGATACGATTTCTGCCGGTACTACTTTGGCTGCGGCTATGGAGCTTTATGAGAAAGGTTATCTGCCAAAAGAGGATTTAGGCGGCGGTCCTGAGCTTGTTTTTGGAAGCAGTGAGTCATTGCTGTATTATCTTAAAAAGATAGCCTACCGCGAAGGCATAGGTGATAAATTAGCTGAGGGTTCTTATAGATTTTGTAGCTCATACGGCCATCCAGAGTTTTCTATGACCGTTAAAAAACAGGAGCTGCCAGCCTACGATCCAAGAGGAGTGCAGGGGCATGCGCTTGAGTATGCAACAAGCAACAGGGGCGGCTGCCATGTTAGGGGTTATATGATTTCACCAGAGATTTTAGGCGTCCCGGAAAAACTTGACCCACAAAGTCTTGAAAGCAAGGCAAACTGGGTAAAGGAATTTCAGGATTTGACGGCTGTTATAGATTCTGCAGGATTGTGTCTGTTTAGCTCGTTTGCTCTGGGTGCGGATGATTATACCGAGCTGATTAATGCTGGAACAGGTTTTAATTTAACAACAGATGAGGTATTAAAGATTGGGGAAAGAATATGGAATCTTGAGAGGTTGTTTAACTTTAAAGCCGGCATCGGGCCTGATGAGGATAGACTACCTGAAAGGTTTGAAAAAGAGCCTCTACCTGATGGCGCTCAAAAAGGATCGGTCAGCCATTATAAAGACATTTTGAAGGAATACTACAAACTCAGAGGCTGGAGCGAGGATGGTTATATACCAGAGGATAAACTAAAGGAGCTTGAAATAGCTTAA
- a CDS encoding tetratricopeptide repeat protein, whose translation MRRLIPIILALSGIIILLSSCVSPQPKKQSMDKSIKIALIKYEMARNIIAHKDYENLPKAFLYLKEAKQVLKNDPRVDYLLAIAYKLRKNDAMYEKYLKETLKIDKNFYDAYNALGIFYFEKKQYKKALEMFTKLINNPLYPAADVAFFNRSRVYLKLNQTQKAIDDLESAIVFSNYSNPVYFKNLIAIYIAKKDYINALKTINLMEQHEGENCYTITTRAFCFIKLKQFGQAVKTLNKIKDVSSNCFKKKEALLEEIDNDTNINN comes from the coding sequence ATGAGAAGGTTAATACCAATAATATTAGCTCTAAGCGGCATTATAATTCTGCTATCATCGTGTGTTTCTCCCCAGCCAAAAAAGCAATCAATGGATAAAAGTATAAAAATTGCTCTGATTAAATATGAGATGGCGCGTAATATTATAGCGCATAAGGATTATGAAAACCTTCCCAAGGCGTTTTTGTATCTCAAAGAAGCAAAGCAGGTTTTAAAAAACGACCCGCGTGTTGATTATCTTCTTGCGATAGCCTACAAACTCAGAAAAAACGATGCAATGTATGAAAAATATTTAAAAGAAACATTAAAAATTGACAAAAACTTTTACGATGCATACAACGCATTGGGTATATTCTACTTTGAAAAAAAACAGTATAAAAAAGCGCTTGAGATGTTTACAAAGCTTATAAACAACCCGCTTTATCCTGCTGCCGATGTTGCGTTTTTCAATAGATCCAGGGTTTATTTAAAGCTTAACCAGACACAAAAAGCCATAGATGACCTTGAAAGTGCCATCGTTTTTTCAAACTATTCAAATCCAGTGTATTTCAAAAACCTCATAGCCATCTACATTGCAAAAAAAGATTACATAAACGCCTTAAAAACCATCAATCTTATGGAACAGCATGAGGGTGAAAACTGCTACACAATCACAACAAGGGCGTTTTGTTTTATAAAACTAAAACAGTTTGGGCAGGCTGTAAAAACTTTAAACAAAATAAAGGATGTTTCGTCGAACTGTTTTAAAAAGAAGGAAGCTTTATTAGAGGAGATTGACAATGATACTAACATTAACAACTGA
- a CDS encoding SAM hydrolase/SAM-dependent halogenase family protein, translated as MILTLTTDFSDSGGFVAQLKAEIFKLFGENLKIVDITHNIKPFHSIEAAYIVATTIPRFPKNSIHIVVVDPGVGSDRDIVVVKWKDQIIVSPDNEALGLIEPELIRVISKDEINPQSSKTFEARDIMVKAAWLATNSDLETIGKKKESLSFSFKPQQKKNRIKGQIIYIDNFGNCISNITEDYLNGGFERIMLKNLIFRHLEETYHSPTSSYKALINSAGYLEFAYFKKSFAAEFGVDYLDEVEVLLNQ; from the coding sequence ATGATACTAACATTAACAACTGATTTTTCAGACAGCGGCGGGTTTGTAGCCCAACTAAAAGCCGAGATATTTAAACTCTTTGGTGAAAATTTAAAAATAGTGGATATAACGCACAACATCAAACCGTTTCATTCCATAGAAGCAGCTTATATTGTCGCAACAACAATACCCCGCTTTCCTAAAAACAGCATCCATATCGTTGTGGTAGACCCAGGCGTTGGCAGCGATAGGGATATCGTTGTTGTAAAATGGAAAGATCAGATTATCGTTTCACCCGACAATGAGGCTTTAGGTTTAATCGAACCTGAATTAATAAGGGTTATCTCAAAAGATGAAATAAACCCTCAAAGCTCAAAAACATTTGAAGCGCGGGACATTATGGTCAAAGCAGCCTGGCTTGCAACAAACAGCGATTTAGAAACTATTGGCAAAAAAAAGGAAAGCTTAAGCTTTTCTTTTAAGCCACAGCAGAAAAAGAACAGGATAAAGGGGCAGATAATCTATATCGATAACTTTGGCAACTGTATCTCAAACATCACTGAAGACTACCTGAATGGCGGTTTTGAAAGGATAATGCTTAAAAACTTGATTTTCAGGCATTTAGAGGAAACATACCATTCACCGACAAGCAGCTATAAGGCTTTGATCAACTCAGCAGGTTATCTTGAATTTGCCTACTTTAAGAAGTCGTTTGCGGCTGAGTTTGGCGTTGATTATTTAGATGAAGTAGAAGTTTTGCTAAACCAATAA
- a CDS encoding ComEC/Rec2 family competence protein, with protein MIHRIIYFVKNLTYDYPFAFAFVFLLFLQLHYETHNTLFLIICFAIFVVSMIGTRRVFLAMFVCFLIFILTPQQRQCNCPSKITGEVKSKTFSNRLGLMVKSNHGGVYVFASKAFDNLLVGDRVVLKGKFKPIETVKNDSFRRYLFSSGICCIGYAYYIKKIGTTPVIGFFARLRKKIEDEFYYFLPEKVDYFLDSSILGDKSFSKTIKEPFIKTQTAHLLVVSGLHMSFVFGLFYMLFFQIVSRISFFYRRFNIKKIASLFAVVPLFFYFLLIGGNIPAIRSFLMSMLVVMSMIFGFRKSSYNALFFIAVLIELFYHRAIYNPSFIMSFFMTFVALFLYGFCQSIRVYKIIRSLIFVILMSLFAMPLSGYFFGHANLFSALDNIVAVSLFGFVVVPLSFVGILVVPLFYQVKLLFFKFLDSVVLLYLHLIQKLAAFYYTIPLSFSLPNMVVIYLFGFGVIGLAKLLLHLNNQRQTQPQTTS; from the coding sequence ATGATCCACAGGATTATATATTTTGTAAAAAACCTGACTTACGACTACCCTTTTGCTTTTGCTTTTGTTTTTTTGTTGTTTTTGCAGCTGCATTACGAAACGCACAACACGCTGTTTTTAATAATCTGTTTTGCTATATTTGTTGTCTCTATGATAGGCACACGCAGGGTGTTTTTGGCTATGTTTGTATGTTTTCTGATTTTTATTTTAACACCACAGCAAAGACAGTGCAACTGCCCATCCAAGATCACAGGAGAGGTTAAATCTAAAACATTTTCAAACAGGCTTGGTTTAATGGTGAAATCAAACCATGGCGGTGTTTATGTCTTTGCCTCAAAGGCTTTTGATAATCTACTTGTTGGCGATAGGGTTGTCTTGAAGGGAAAATTTAAGCCGATTGAAACGGTTAAAAATGACTCATTTAGAAGATATCTGTTTTCAAGTGGCATCTGCTGTATTGGATATGCCTATTACATCAAAAAAATCGGCACAACACCTGTTATTGGTTTTTTTGCCCGTTTAAGAAAGAAGATTGAGGATGAGTTTTACTATTTTTTGCCAGAAAAGGTCGATTATTTTTTAGATTCCTCCATTTTGGGTGATAAAAGTTTTTCAAAAACAATAAAAGAGCCGTTTATAAAAACACAGACTGCTCATCTGCTTGTCGTTTCTGGTTTGCATATGAGTTTTGTTTTTGGTTTATTTTATATGCTGTTTTTTCAAATTGTAAGCAGGATTTCATTTTTCTACAGGCGCTTTAACATAAAAAAGATTGCCAGCTTATTTGCCGTTGTGCCCCTTTTTTTCTATTTTTTGCTTATTGGTGGCAATATTCCAGCCATAAGGTCTTTTTTGATGAGTATGCTTGTTGTGATGTCTATGATTTTTGGTTTTAGAAAATCATCCTACAATGCACTGTTTTTTATAGCTGTTTTGATTGAGTTGTTTTACCATCGAGCAATTTACAATCCATCGTTTATTATGTCGTTTTTTATGACATTTGTGGCGCTTTTTTTATACGGTTTTTGCCAAAGTATTCGGGTGTATAAAATTATAAGAAGCCTGATTTTTGTTATTTTGATGTCTTTGTTTGCTATGCCTTTGAGTGGCTATTTTTTTGGTCATGCCAATCTGTTTTCAGCTTTGGATAATATCGTGGCTGTGAGTCTATTTGGCTTTGTGGTTGTGCCGCTATCTTTTGTTGGTATTTTAGTTGTGCCGTTGTTTTATCAGGTAAAGTTATTGTTTTTTAAGTTTCTGGACAGCGTTGTTTTGCTATATTTGCATCTAATTCAAAAGCTTGCTGCATTTTATTATACAATTCCTTTAAGTTTCAGCCTGCCCAATATGGTTGTGATTTATCTGTTTGGCTTTGGTGTTATTGGTTTAGCAAAACTTCTACTTCATCTAAATAATCAACGCCAAACTCAGCCGCAAACGACTTCTTAA
- the amrB gene encoding AmmeMemoRadiSam system protein B, giving the protein MLVRKPAVAGLFYPDSNDELQAYLKSAIKPVEEKISPVAIIVPHAGYIYSGATAASVYSLIESFDTYLIFGPNHTGLGADISLFDGIYEMPFGEVMPDSELIEKIAKGEYVEIDYYAHLQEHSIEVQLPFIDYISEGDYRIASIVVGTHNVAKLYSTAETIAKAIKEHNRSVLMVVSSDMNHYEDQNTTLIKDNKAIEAMKNLDENELLRVTQAEGITMCGVGSAYIAIAAAKMLGAKRFVEVDHRTSGEVNGDFDKVVGYLSAYIE; this is encoded by the coding sequence ATGCTTGTGAGAAAACCGGCTGTTGCTGGATTGTTTTATCCAGATTCAAACGATGAATTGCAGGCATACCTAAAGAGTGCTATAAAGCCTGTTGAAGAGAAAATATCACCTGTTGCAATCATTGTGCCGCATGCAGGTTATATCTATTCGGGGGCTACTGCAGCAAGCGTTTACTCTTTAATTGAAAGCTTTGATACATATTTGATTTTTGGACCAAACCACACAGGTCTTGGCGCTGATATATCGCTTTTTGACGGCATATATGAAATGCCGTTTGGCGAGGTTATGCCGGATAGCGAGCTTATAGAAAAGATAGCTAAAGGTGAATATGTGGAGATTGACTATTATGCTCATCTGCAGGAGCATAGCATAGAGGTGCAGCTTCCATTTATCGATTATATTTCAGAAGGCGATTATCGGATTGCCTCGATCGTTGTTGGAACACACAATGTTGCAAAGCTTTACTCAACCGCTGAAACCATTGCAAAAGCCATCAAAGAGCATAATAGAAGTGTGTTGATGGTTGTAAGTAGCGATATGAACCATTATGAAGACCAGAATACGACCTTAATTAAGGATAATAAAGCCATAGAGGCCATGAAAAATTTGGATGAAAATGAGCTGTTGAGGGTTACGCAGGCAGAGGGTATAACGATGTGTGGTGTTGGTAGTGCATACATTGCCATAGCCGCTGCAAAGATGCTTGGTGCAAAGCGATTTGTGGAGGTTGACCACAGAACAAGCGGTGAAGTAAACGGCGACTTTGATAAGGTTGTTGGATATCTTTCTGCTTATATAGAATGA
- a CDS encoding beta-ketoacyl-[acyl-carrier-protein] synthase family protein, with protein MFKEMVYMAVGLSKRVDKIVNSIIEEGKKEVEDKGVIELTKEHLNKRKEMVKGMLKEDVEEVIKEFGLATKQDIEELKNLIKQTKAG; from the coding sequence ATGTTCAAAGAGATGGTTTATATGGCTGTGGGCTTATCGAAAAGGGTTGATAAAATAGTAAATTCGATTATAGAGGAAGGCAAAAAAGAGGTTGAGGATAAGGGGGTAATTGAACTAACAAAAGAGCATCTAAACAAGCGCAAAGAGATGGTTAAAGGCATGCTTAAAGAGGATGTGGAAGAGGTGATAAAGGAGTTTGGGCTTGCAACAAAACAGGATATCGAGGAGTTAAAAAACCTCATTAAACAAACAAAAGCGGGGTAG
- the alaS gene encoding alanine--tRNA ligase, with protein MKTADLRKAFLNYFKENGHTIVKSAPLIPKNDPTLLFVNAGMVQFKDVFLGKEVRDYKRATSCQKCVRAGGKHNDLENVGFTARHHTFFEMLGNFSFGDYFKKEAIHFGWDFVTRVLGIDKNKLWITIFREDDEAFEIWNKQEGVPQNRIVRMDEHDNFWAMGDTGPCGPCSEIHIDQGPGVGCGRPDCSVACDCDRYLELWNLVFMQFNRDEAGNLTPLPKPSIDTGMGLERTAAILQGVHSNFDIDVFRFIISHLSEFFSVEYGKDNDIDVGIRVIADHLRAIDFLITDGVLPDKEGRGYVLRRILRRAMRFGSKLKAKEPFLHKFIDVVNEIMGDTYPELIANRDVVVNVVKSEEEQFFETLESGLKILSDIFKKSASKVVEANDAFKLYDTYGFPIDLTVDIAKENGFKVDIEGFNKLLEQQREASRKSWKGTGEEFVWDVFGEVYKKVGKTEFVGYDEFECEAELKGIVDENKTIQNTVDKRGIYYLIFDKTPFYAESGGQVADSGFVLKDGVRAFVDDVQKYFDGNLFVHRVELKEGKLETGEKYTLRINVARRKNIARHHTATHLLDAALIKILGKHVRQAGSLVEENRFRFDFTHFAKLTDKELFEIEQLINSWIVENYEVKTEILKLDEAIKKGAIALFDEKYADRVRVVSVGDVSMELCGGTHVRYSGEIGLFKIIHESAVSKGVRRIEAKVGIDAYEYVHSLESILKHAALKLNVPLNEVPKKIDELKSKKQTKTKPKFDQSKQKTINGINLYIDVFDNEDMADLRHLGDIAKAKMKSGVVVLFDKKEDRVNLLVMVTNDLIDRIKAKDAVKRISAELKGKGGGKDEFAQGGGRDLSKLDKIVSNIAEYLGV; from the coding sequence ATGAAAACGGCTGATTTAAGGAAGGCTTTTTTAAACTACTTTAAAGAAAACGGACATACAATTGTAAAATCTGCACCGCTTATTCCCAAAAACGACCCTACCCTGCTGTTTGTCAACGCAGGCATGGTGCAGTTTAAGGATGTGTTTTTGGGTAAAGAGGTGAGGGATTATAAAAGGGCGACAAGCTGCCAGAAATGCGTAAGAGCCGGTGGAAAACACAACGACCTTGAAAATGTGGGTTTTACAGCAAGGCATCATACATTTTTTGAGATGCTGGGGAATTTTTCATTCGGTGATTACTTTAAAAAAGAGGCGATTCATTTTGGCTGGGATTTTGTGACAAGGGTGCTTGGAATAGATAAAAATAAGCTGTGGATAACGATTTTTAGGGAGGATGATGAGGCTTTTGAGATATGGAATAAACAGGAGGGCGTGCCTCAAAATAGAATCGTTAGAATGGATGAGCATGATAACTTCTGGGCGATGGGCGATACAGGTCCGTGCGGTCCCTGCTCAGAGATTCACATCGATCAGGGTCCGGGTGTGGGTTGCGGCAGGCCTGATTGTTCTGTAGCCTGTGACTGCGACAGGTACCTTGAATTGTGGAATTTAGTATTTATGCAGTTTAACAGAGATGAGGCGGGAAATTTAACACCGCTTCCAAAACCCAGCATCGATACGGGTATGGGTCTTGAAAGAACAGCAGCGATTCTGCAGGGTGTGCATAGCAATTTTGATATAGATGTTTTCAGGTTTATTATTTCTCATCTGTCTGAGTTTTTTAGCGTTGAATATGGCAAAGACAACGACATCGATGTGGGCATAAGGGTTATAGCTGACCATCTAAGGGCTATAGATTTTCTTATAACAGACGGTGTTTTGCCGGATAAAGAGGGTAGAGGTTATGTGTTGAGAAGGATTTTAAGGAGGGCGATGAGGTTTGGCAGCAAGCTCAAAGCAAAAGAGCCGTTTCTGCATAAATTCATCGATGTTGTAAATGAGATTATGGGAGATACCTATCCTGAGCTTATTGCAAACAGGGATGTTGTGGTTAATGTTGTTAAGTCTGAGGAGGAGCAGTTCTTTGAAACACTGGAGAGCGGCTTAAAGATCCTTTCAGATATTTTCAAAAAATCTGCATCAAAGGTTGTTGAGGCAAATGATGCTTTTAAGCTTTACGATACATACGGATTCCCTATAGATTTAACCGTTGATATTGCAAAGGAAAACGGCTTTAAAGTTGATATAGAAGGCTTTAATAAGCTGCTTGAACAGCAGAGGGAGGCCTCAAGAAAAAGCTGGAAGGGAACGGGCGAGGAGTTTGTGTGGGATGTCTTTGGCGAAGTTTACAAAAAAGTCGGCAAAACAGAGTTTGTGGGTTATGATGAGTTTGAATGCGAGGCCGAGCTAAAGGGTATAGTTGATGAAAATAAAACGATTCAGAATACAGTTGATAAAAGGGGCATCTATTATCTGATCTTCGATAAAACACCGTTTTATGCAGAAAGTGGCGGTCAGGTGGCTGACAGTGGTTTTGTATTAAAAGACGGTGTCAGGGCTTTTGTGGATGATGTGCAGAAGTATTTTGACGGCAATCTCTTTGTTCATAGGGTTGAGCTAAAAGAGGGTAAATTGGAAACTGGTGAGAAATATACACTGAGAATCAATGTTGCACGCAGAAAGAACATAGCAAGACACCATACGGCCACACACCTGCTTGATGCAGCTTTGATAAAGATACTGGGCAAGCATGTCAGACAGGCTGGATCGCTTGTTGAGGAAAATAGATTTAGATTCGACTTTACCCATTTTGCAAAGCTAACCGATAAGGAGCTTTTTGAGATTGAGCAGTTGATAAATAGCTGGATTGTAGAAAACTACGAGGTTAAGACAGAAATTTTAAAGCTTGATGAGGCTATTAAAAAGGGTGCCATAGCGTTGTTTGATGAAAAGTATGCCGATAGAGTGCGCGTGGTGAGTGTGGGCGATGTGAGTATGGAGCTATGCGGGGGCACACATGTGAGGTATTCTGGTGAAATTGGTCTGTTTAAGATAATACATGAATCAGCCGTATCAAAAGGTGTCAGAAGGATTGAGGCAAAAGTGGGAATTGATGCCTATGAGTATGTTCATAGTCTTGAATCTATTTTGAAACATGCAGCCTTAAAACTCAATGTGCCGCTTAATGAGGTTCCAAAAAAGATAGATGAGCTAAAGAGTAAAAAGCAGACAAAAACAAAGCCAAAATTTGACCAATCAAAGCAAAAGACGATAAACGGCATCAACCTGTATATCGATGTCTTTGATAATGAAGATATGGCGGATTTAAGGCATTTAGGAGACATTGCAAAGGCAAAGATGAAAAGCGGTGTTGTTGTGTTATTTGACAAAAAAGAGGATAGGGTTAATTTATTGGTAATGGTAACAAATGATTTAATTGACAGAATAAAGGCAAAGGATGCGGTGAAAAGAATTTCTGCTGAGCTTAAAGGTAAAGGCGGCGGAAAGGATGAATTTGCCCAGGGCGGGGGTAGGGATTTATCGAAACTTGATAAGATTGTCTCAAACATTGCTGAGTATCTGGGGGTGTAG
- a CDS encoding regulatory protein RecX — MNKEALNYALRLLDRRDYTKKQLEDKLNSRGVSKRDIIEVVNYLKEKGYVDDERYARNYVYFRLKRGYGKKRIRFELLNKGIDEAIIDKALGLQDEKADEVFLKKYELLRGKKNLKKKLFDYMQRRGFDSQTIFGLFEKYDVRERIDENG; from the coding sequence ATGAACAAAGAGGCGTTGAATTATGCCCTGAGACTTTTAGATAGAAGGGATTATACAAAAAAACAGCTTGAGGATAAATTAAACTCAAGAGGCGTATCTAAAAGAGACATTATCGAGGTTGTAAATTATCTTAAAGAAAAGGGCTATGTTGATGATGAGCGATATGCAAGAAATTATGTTTACTTTAGACTCAAGCGTGGGTATGGGAAAAAAAGGATAAGGTTTGAACTGTTAAATAAAGGCATAGATGAGGCTATAATCGATAAGGCTTTAGGTTTGCAAGATGAGAAGGCAGATGAGGTTTTTTTAAAGAAATATGAGCTTTTGAGGGGTAAAAAAAACCTTAAAAAAAAGTTGTTTGATTATATGCAGCGCAGGGGTTTTGATAGCCAGACGATTTTTGGTTTATTTGAAAAATACGATGTGAGGGAGAGGATAGATGAAAACGGCTGA
- a CDS encoding type IV pilus twitching motility protein PilT, with protein sequence MRFDQILKKAVGMDASDIHLKVGAYPFYRINGEMVKDEDEQRISKEDFDEFLEKGVDEFLREKFKDNRQIDVGYGLSGIGRFRVNIFFQRGTPGAVFRFIPYDIPSLDELNLPEVIRDIALKPRGLILVTGVTGSGKSTTLASMIDLINKTKKKNIITIEDPIEYLHRDHNSSIVQRQVGYDVLSFADGLRGALREDPDVILVGEMRDRETIATALEAVETGHLVMSTLHTKDATETINRIIAAFPLNEQRQIRLQLSATIEAVISQRLLKRKDGKGRVPAVEIMIATQLVRDAILDAEKMHNIKRSIEINKDTYGTQTFDQSLLELYQKGLVDFEEAKEYATNPNDFALQAKGIY encoded by the coding sequence ATGAGGTTTGATCAGATTTTAAAAAAGGCTGTTGGTATGGATGCAAGTGATATCCATCTAAAGGTTGGTGCATATCCTTTTTACAGGATAAACGGTGAGATGGTAAAGGATGAGGATGAGCAGCGTATATCAAAAGAGGACTTTGATGAGTTTTTAGAAAAAGGTGTTGATGAGTTTTTGCGTGAAAAATTCAAGGACAACAGGCAGATCGATGTGGGATACGGGTTAAGCGGTATAGGCCGCTTCAGGGTTAATATATTTTTTCAAAGAGGAACCCCTGGTGCGGTGTTCAGGTTTATACCCTACGATATACCATCGCTTGATGAGCTCAATCTGCCAGAGGTTATAAGGGATATCGCCTTAAAACCGAGGGGCTTGATACTTGTTACGGGCGTGACAGGCAGTGGTAAGTCAACAACACTTGCATCGATGATAGATTTAATCAACAAAACAAAGAAAAAAAACATTATCACGATAGAAGACCCGATTGAGTATCTGCACAGAGACCACAACTCATCTATTGTTCAAAGGCAGGTTGGTTATGATGTTTTAAGCTTTGCTGATGGTTTACGTGGTGCATTAAGGGAAGATCCCGATGTAATTTTGGTGGGTGAGATGCGCGATAGGGAAACCATTGCAACAGCGCTTGAGGCGGTTGAAACAGGTCATCTTGTTATGTCAACACTGCATACAAAAGACGCCACAGAGACGATAAATAGAATTATAGCGGCGTTTCCATTAAATGAGCAGCGCCAGATCAGGCTGCAGCTTTCTGCAACGATCGAGGCTGTCATTTCTCAGAGGCTTTTAAAAAGAAAGGACGGTAAAGGCAGGGTGCCAGCAGTTGAGATAATGATAGCAACCCAGCTTGTCAGGGATGCGATTTTGGATGCAGAAAAGATGCACAATATCAAACGCTCTATCGAGATAAACAAAGACACCTACGGCACACAGACATTTGATCAATCTCTGCTTGAACTGTATCAAAAAGGGCTTGTGGATTTTGAGGAAGCAAAGGAGTATGCAACCAATCCAAACGACTTTGCCCTTCAGGCAAAGGGTATCTATTAA